The nucleotide window TCATATGGATATTGGAGCcaagttttaatatttacaattttaatagaaGTTCTACCTATTTTACATCGCTATAGACAACTTAGATCCTAGTAAAAGTATCGAAACATAACTTGAAATATAGTGTTATCCTTATATGAGACAATTTGTCTTCCAATAAATATTAACATCGTTATCTTACCCTATGATGAACTGGGCAACTCACGCAGGCTTGGGGTTGAATGCGGAGAAAACTGACTTGCTTGTTTTTACGAGGAAGTACAAAATTCCCTCATGGAGACACCCCTCGCTAAATGGGATAGAACTCCCTCTCAAGGACCGTACCAAGTACCTGGGGGTAGTCTTGGACAGTAAACtgctgtggaagtacaatgtagaGGAGAGAGTAAGAAATGCCAGCAATGCTTTATATGCGTGCAGGCAAATGCTGGgtactacctgggggctttctccctctcttatgcactggtgctacacagcagtgGTTAGACCGATTATGCTCTACGGTGCTCTAGTGTGGTGGACAGGCGCATGGAAATCAACGTATCGAAAGCCAGTGGAAAGAGTTCAGCGGCTTGCGGCTATTTGCATAACGGGAGCACTAGgaaccaccccaacggcggatcttgaaataatactaaacctgCCGCCTATAGATATCTTCGCTGAAAACAGCGCGGCAAAATCGGCGGGGCGCCTTATGGCAGCTGGAGAATTTAAGTATAGAACCTTTGGGCATAGCTCAGTAGGTAATGGCAGTTTGGCGGACACCGACTACCTGACCCCAtttcaaatgggaaagaaggttcaaagtGAACCTAGAAAGAGATAGCTGGCGTAAGGGCATAGCACCTGCACGcagcaatttaaacatatttacggatggctcgaaaatggagcaCGGAGTAGGCGCGGGGATATACTGCCCGGAGTTAGGTATAAGGCAACCATTCAAACTACCGGACcgctgcagtatatttcaagcggaggtgtttgcaatttgaaaagccgctgagctatccttaagcgcaTCAACAGGatattctaaagtaaacatatacgtagagagtcaggcggcaatcaaggcaatatcatccttcagcatatcggccaaaagtgtcttaagtggtaggacagcagtggatgatgtcgccagaaataggcgacttcaattctacagggtgccaggccacaagggcatagaaggtaacgagatagtggacgagattgccaaacgaggcgtaaaactgtcatccgaaaatatgatgaacgttgatagacctatacactgtctaaagatagaagcaaatgtaggaatatgatcggtatactcactggtcactgtcttgtggcggcgcacgcctacaagatggggctgatagatcgtgaaggctgcaggaaatgtcaagagcaaggcaccagagaaacaatggagcacctcttctgtgaatgtcctgcattatcaagacaacggcttcagcatttgggggctgcacagtacgttaatctggaagagatttcgttggtaaagccacaaagccttttgaaattcgcaacaagcgctggcatcctaaaggatgactactcctcattaaccaagtgacggcactccatctggtttcacaaaggaccaaaactggtctatgtgtggcgttgtagcctgccagagtaacctaacctaacctaccctATGATGaacatttgtttctttttatagTATACTACTACATATATGGTTTTGTATGACCATTTTCAGATGAAAGACAAGTAACTAATATATGTTTTCATGGTTTCGTTCGAAGAAGTAGGTGTCGCTACGGTCGGGATATTTAGAAAGACCTATTTAACTCTTTCTTAAATTGGAAATGAAATCTTTACATGGGTGAagtcttttaatttattataggtCTCCTATTCTTCGTTTTCAGTTTCTTTGTGCTAATTTTGGATTGTGTTGATATTTCTATTGAAACTCTGTTTTAGACTTGTTATCTAAAGAAGTGGgttataaaattatgaaaaccaTTAGGTCTTCATAAATGTATTCAGATCGAAGACCGGGAACGAAGTAAAAGCAAATCTGTTCCTATGACAGTCGTTTATAACTGGCGCCAGATTTTTGTAACTGGCTAAAAACACTGattcacttatgggtcaaaaaccatatctcagaagctactcgaccgatttcatgaaattcggtacacaATATGTTCTTGACAACCGAATGACACGTATGgaaaatgcgtgaaatcggttcacactcacgcttacttcccatataactcaattttgaatttcatctgattccttcactttataatatatacataaggaaccaatgaagatagcgaagtaaaactttacacaaatactgtatttgagctgtggcatcacttgtggaaaaattgtcgaaatcggacaataacttttcaaggccccgtatatcgaacatgaagaactcagtggctaagggtaatttttcaccgaaagtaTCTGTAAATCTCTccgatatttaaatttaattcagagggaatctttttctttcaatagtgtgtctctgtaccaaaaatagttaaaatgtacgttggtggtgaaaatgagtgaaatcggttcaggaattacctcagcctatagaCTATATATGGTGATTTTCGTCATTCTTTTGGACtttttgccgaatatatggttcaaattgtttgttatcttaataaaaatatagcaataaattgcgatagtataaaatgttcagttgcactcgaacttagtatttccttacttgttttttttattttgcaaatatgtatattactttagtttgcatatatttttttttattttttttttaagtttttaggACATTAATcgttttgaaataattgtttattttttccattttcaaaattaaattttattataatattttttatatattttaataaatttgtataatcatttaatctatgtatacttatttttataattctgtaaaatttatataatttttgatatttctatattttttttcttttatatattttatatctgtCTATTTTTTCTCTAAgccattcaatatttttaaattgtataatttaaggCTGATTTTTgggtattaaatttttgttttaatatttgttttatttttgtgtgtctCTTTAAAGAATCATTAAAAAACATTAAGCTTAATACCATTTAATATGAAaagattaatattaatttctaaaaaatttgaagtatttataaaatgtttattcattAATCTAAAATTCCAAATTGCCAACAACCAATTAATCTTATCGATTCCATCTAAATTTATGTAGCTTTGACAAATTAAAGTTGTATTTAATAATGAGGCATAAATTCAGCAAGGGTTGTCAGTTTGCTTTAGACAAGCGTTTAATCATCAAACACAGTTTAACATAGCAACACAGCACAGCTTAAATGAGCGACAGATTAGCATATGCAAGCGCATAGAAACAGTGCCACACATGcgcataaatacaaacatacacatagatttatatatacatatgtgcatatatttatatgtatgttggcTGCATAAACCACTTatcaaatgcaaaatgcaaaatgcaaactGCCTTATCTCGATCAATATCGCGCCGGGGAGTAATAACACCCTAACTAACTACTAcaagtttgttgtttttgtttttgctttttttttgcaaataaatttacaaacttGATTAATTTAGACATTTGAAACGGCAGGtctgcatttgtatgtatgtatgtgtgtgtgtgtgtgtgtgtttgtgtaattcTATTACAACAATTTTAGAATGGTCACACTGTTTgcacttgtttttgtaatgcaagattaaataaaaaatcgaaaataattctTGTGCTGTATAAATTAAACGCTACAACGCGGCCTTTGGCTGCAGCAAAAATAcatgtattttgttgttattgttattgttgttgttgtttcttgtgATTATTTGCGACCGTTTACGGCGCATGCGCACCCAACCCAACCCAGCGTGGCAATGTGACTTTTTAAATTATGCAGCAATTTGTGTGCAAAAGgctgctgcagcaacaacagcaagtagaacaacaacaacaaaatgtaacaTGCATATTATAacgtttaatatatttaatcataacaataataataataatattttatgaattcgCATGTGTGTGGATATGTTTGTGTGGCTTAATCAAACTCTTAGCGTTTTAATCCGGTTAAGCGCGCCGCTCGCTTGTTCGCATAATATGCAAATGAAGTGACCAACCACTCAGGGCCGTGCCGGGCCGGTCTGCGCCGAGAATGCCACAATTAAACGCTCCAAATAGGCGAGTGTGTGTGGTGCTTTGTAAACGGTTATTTGTGAATACCGTAATTGCAAGAATGCAACTAcagtcaaacacacacacacacatatatatacatacaaacacttatacatataagtttaatttatatatatatatattttgtgtgtgtgtgtatgtgtgtgtttagtcAAGGACGTTGTTGTTAAGGTTTAAACAAATTAAGTCAAGCATGCACTCGCGTTCTTTAATGGCATAATTAGTGtggtattttgttttctttttgttgctttttgttctTAAGGtattttaacgaaatatttgtttgttgttgttgtttttaattattttaattttttaaataaatttcaattttttttttgttattttctttacatatgtatattggttaATGGTTTTTTTGATCTTAATGCATTCAAACGAAATATTTGTTTCTAGTtgttttaaacatatttgtaatttcttaaaaaaacatattgaaaaaaaaaattaaaatctaattttatttttaagcattaaaatatttaaagaattttttttttaatatttctaatttaaaaaatatatataattagcaattaaaaacataattaaatttattcaaaaatttaacaatcgtaaaaatgcatttcatttaattatttaaaaattatatataatataaatacagaaaatgaaaataatttttattatttaatataaactttaaacttttaaaaagttattattatttttttcaaaaatcaatttcgattaaaaaaggttttcaaaacattttttaaaaatattttctagaatTTCAAACCCTTTTTTAGATTATAGATTCAAACTATTTTCTCCAGAAGAGTTtagttattgaaaatgtttaattataatatttttcaaataaaattagaaacaagtaagggGGGGTTAGGCTagcttttatactctcgcaatttatttatttaatttcattattattatataatacaaaatttgaccatacatatgtatatggtataaagtccattgaacgttggatgcaccgaggtcctcatgtacgatatataggggCATGGAAAgcctatggttcgatttcgacgatttttagaaagggctGTCacctataaatgcagtatttatatatgcagtattccgatatcttcactaaaaaaagttttgtataccaatttgggtggagtcTTTCTGTCCAACGTCAATTTTCCAGATCATCAAGAAACGATTTGCACTTAACCAAAAGCTTTTACGTACAAAAATGGTTACATATGGAAATAGAATTTATTTTCTCacaattactttaatttttgaaaattttgactatagttttgaaaaagtaaatgtgaaaaaaaatctaaaataatattttctataagaaaccaaatttaattcaatttttaaaagattgaaaaattttttaaagcaaaataaaaaaataatttctaaaaaaagttgtattcaacaaaaatattttttttttaaattaattttttttattaatttctattttttcattattaatttaaatatatttagaatctgtctaaaaaaacaataaacaatttttaaatatttttcatcgaaagtacttttttttaatttactttatatattttagtaattattttggcgattttatattttttctatatctaCCAATTCTCAAAATCAAAGTAAATTTTGCGACAAAATCATTCCACAACCAATATTCAAGCTATACTCCCTTCACAAAAAGTTTTTACTTtgtaaacacaattttttccttcaatttattcTGAACtttcaaaattcattttcgtctaacaaaaatgattttttctaaaattagtaGCAAAGTTTCAAATTTTCTGTATACATATTTCCCTATTGCACATAAACGTACGTTTGAAAAGTCCGCTATGTCCGGTAATAAGAACGAGGAGGCGACCATGCATTGTGCCGACATCGCGGAGAAACAGAAATCCAGGGCCACAAATCCGTTCTTCGTCTTCCTGCACGAGTTCCGGCAGAACCTAATGAAACGTGGCGCCTACAAGCACATGTCAGCGAAGGAGATTGCCTGCGCGGCCGGCGAACGCTGGCGTCAAATGTCGTCCGACGAGAAACTCAACTATGTGGTGTGGGCGCGCAAGAACCAACAGCAATTGGACCCACGTTTGCGCGTATCGCCGGGCAAGGCGCAACGTGAAGTGCACGGCAACCGTAGTGAGAGCAAGTCCTTGCGCCGTCGCGGATCTCGTCGGTCGAAAAAGGTCACCTTGCAGAAGCGTCGTCCGAGCTATATAAAATGAATGCGACGTAGATTGTCGTACATCCCACGGTTGGAGGAATAGTTGCCATACACCTTTGATGGGAAGTGAAATTTTTCTTGTGACGTATACTCATTCTCTGTCttgtttattttgtgtattcttaaattctCTTTCAAGAATGTgacagtaaaaatattttataaccgcTTTACTTTAAGATGTTGTTTTGAAGTGACACGATGTGGCAACCTTGTTAGTGAAGTTCTGAACTGAAATAGATCAACTAgtccataaaataaaaatctttatgGAGGTCCCCCTAGAGAGGGAATATTTCTCTTTCCTTCATTCTGAGTACAAATTGTAGTTATCTTGAGATAGATTTGTGTTGGTTTCTTCAGATTTTGTTTATATTGACCATAAACTGGCATCAAACTTGGGTTCGGAAACCCTGTAGTAGGGAGCGATAGAGCTGCAATTGAGATTATTTGTTCTTATTCATGTATCTATCGACAAGTTTTAAGTTaagcaaatttgtataaaagctGAGTCCATATTATACTTGTCATAGTATCtcatttttagatatttaaagTGAGTAAAATTTTAGTTACATTTCGTACATCTGCTTACTTCCACTAATGAAGACTTTTCATTAGAGTAACTCTGGATGGAAATCATGACTATTacctatatggaaatatttattttattggttgGTACGTGTATATATTAAGCAAGTGAgttgaaatttcatatttctctTCATTTTCATATATGCCTCGGTGAATTGTAAAGAGAGCAACATCGGGTACAAATTAAGTCCATCTGGTCTACAAATTTTTACTGTCTTGTATGTTTCGAAAGTCCAAATATTAATCTACAGCGCTGAAAATTAGTATACATAATTCTTTCCACAAATgcctcgaccaatttcaaaatTACCCTTATTCGATGAAAACTACGTGCATCTCccatataaaattgtaatttttacgGAGTCAACATACTTTGAAATCATATTACAGCGCTGAAATTtggtatttatgtttattattatatttgtctCGACGAATTTCAAAATAAGCCACATTCGATGAAAACTAGTTCAACATCTCATATAACGGCTTATTTTTTATAGgcttaaaatattcataaattaagctagtgcgctgaaatttggtatatttgCTTGTTTTGATAAATAACTCGAGGAGATTTTAACTGATTAATAACAGATGACAATGAGTGCTTATTACAATTTAACGGTTTCTTTGTTTTCTATACAGAGATATTTGATTACCAAGTTATggtgttttttaaataagttttccTCACAAATAGCTCGACTAGTTACGAAATGAACCacattatttgaataattaCTCATATATCGGGTAACATATACTCACCACAAAAGGGCACATAAACTATTATTTGCACTTATAAGTAattatagttattattatttaactaactaactaatgtGCATTAGTCACTCTAAATCcgataaatgatatttttggaaaattagctataacaacaacaacaacttaaggAAAACCCAAACAAACAATGTATTTACGAGTTTTGGGGAATGTCGGCGCTTTGTTTCTTAATTGCAAATGAAATTTATCATTAACACGACGGTACATCAGCCAGAAGAaaccgaaaatataaattacacaatagcaacaaaaacaacagcaatagtagTAAACATGATATTCATACAATCTTTTAAATCTCATTAAGTTGGCAGAATATTTTCGATTTcgatatatgaaaaattttaataccgAAAAATTCCAACAATTAAACCGTGACTTTAAAGCATGTTTACAGCTTGAAAAAATACAGCAACCACaatagcaagaacaacaacaacaaaatctacaAGTCAAAAAGCAAGTAGATTTTCTACAAAGCCACTTTATGCagctatatttgtatgtatgtaagtacatatgtatgtgcggcCAAGAGACAGACTcagcagacaacaacaacatgaataaaaacaacaaatacaaaaacaacatatcGTTTAAAATGCGGCAAAAATAGatttacaaaaccaaaaacaccagcaacaacaacttggaaaaataaaataaatcagtacaacaacaaccacacggcATGCCAACAAAAAAGACCTTGCTTTCGATTTCAGTCCATAAAACGCTCAATCGCCATATTATTGCCATTTTATGGACGTAAGCAAAGAAGACGGAATAAAAAACGTAGTCAAAGAAAAAGAGGAGGAAGAAGTAGGAGCAGTAAAAGAAGTAcatggcaaaaacaacaaaggtgCTAAagacgaaaaaatattatattaataaattaatgttactacaactacaacaacgctaacttaaatacaacaacaacaatactgcgCATGCGCAGAAGTCTTGCTTGGACTTAAGTACgcaaaagaataataataacaacaacaaaaataaaaacaacaatagtaatactagatactacaacaataataacaacaataacaaaaaaattaaatataatacaaaactacaacaaaatgaAGAATAGACAAgttaggaagggctaagttcgggtgtaaccgaacattttatactctcgcaatttatttatttaactttatttatattatataattcacaatttgacccatatattcgatatatacaatgtataaagtctattgaaaggtggaaaccataatattaggttagaagcaccaaggacctcgtgttcgatatatggggccttagaaacctatgttccgatttcggcgatttttagaatggagctgccacactattaacatagtatttgtgcaaagttctgcaccgatatcttcactagtgcttactttatatattgtaaagtaaacgattcagatcgtcttcaaagttctggtatataggaagtaggcgtggttgtgaagcgatttcgcaacatatcattggaatgtaaggaaacaattacaaaccaagtttcattgaaatcggtcgagtagttcctgagatatggtttttgacccaaaagtgggcgacgccacgcccatttttatactctcgcaacctgttgcacagagtataatagttttgttcacctaacggttgtttgtgtcaccaagaaatataagagttagatatggggttatatatacataaatgatcaggatgacgagtagatttgaaatccggatgtctgtccgtccgtctgtccgtctgtccgtctgtccgtgtaagcgataacttgagtaaaaattaagatatcttaatgaaacttggaacacatgttccttggcaccctgaggaggttgctttcgaaaatgggcaaaatcggtccactgccacgcccacaaaatggaggaaaccgaaaacctatacagtgtcataactaagccataaataaagttatgaaaatgaaatttggaacataggatcccattagggaggggcacatttggatgtaattttttcgaaaaagtaggcgtgaccccacccccaaatatgttttttgtatataactcgcaaaccaataaagctatatacacCTATAACACCgcttattttagccatttccctatatagtccaaaaatgaaagaaatcggataataaccacgcccacctcccatacaaaggttaggttgaaaattactaaaagtgcgttaactcactaaccaaaaacgtcagaaacaccaagttttacataaaaaatggcagaaggaagctgcactgagatttttctacaaaatggaaaatgggcgtggcgtcgcccacttatgggtcaaaaaccatatctcaggaactactagacagatttcaatgaaattcggtatataatattttcttgacaccctgatgacacgtgtgaaaaatggacgaaattggttcacaaccacgacaacttcccatataactcatttttgaatttcatcttattccttcactttataatatatacattaggaaccaatgaagatagcgaaataaaactttacacaaacactgtatatgatctgttgcatcactcgtgaaaaattgtcaaaatcgaaccatgacttttcaaggcccctgatatcgaacatgaagaactcagtgcctaagggtaatttttccccggaaatatacttaggtaaatccctcagatattttaatgtaattcattccctctgaatttttttcttataacagtttctctctgtacctgaaatggtaaaaatcgggtcataacttccctcagatcccatatatctaattataagtaatattaaattaagtgatcgtatagtcttcgatacattgtatcttggtggtgaaaacgagtgaaatcggtttgggattcgt belongs to Zeugodacus cucurbitae isolate PBARC_wt_2022May chromosome 6, idZeuCucr1.2, whole genome shotgun sequence and includes:
- the LOC105218675 gene encoding uncharacterized protein LOC105218675; this translates as MIFSKISSKVSNFLYTYFPIAHKRTFEKSAMSGNKNEEATMHCADIAEKQKSRATNPFFVFLHEFRQNLMKRGAYKHMSAKEIACAAGERWRQMSSDEKLNYVVWARKNQQQLDPRLRVSPGKAQREVHGNRSESKSLRRRGSRRSKKVTLQKRRPSYIK